One stretch of Portunus trituberculatus isolate SZX2019 chromosome 23, ASM1759143v1, whole genome shotgun sequence DNA includes these proteins:
- the LOC123507814 gene encoding probable 28S rRNA (cytosine(4447)-C(5))-methyltransferase isoform X2: protein MDDAKIHKKRGPAGQRRGFWQGHQGKPRSRHVVCAGRGDRRARVMRGLVLRRKASDYDKKRSLRERHLFKKMILYETDKVDDLIEDFGAMLQVSPTPLLLPGPSTRTAESHYAGLLKTLRELSEESGFNELMLGYLTQVMGRQEAQLTLQAISFTPPVTFLRTNTLKISPKKLWQELVLGGVSAWLPRWSSVTMLALDNPASPRPLIRKMILDGKCSQQKERQWQELNVPVGRSAKGRHEQPKGKATSVTGPGTAAQSLTLFYSACGSISSLVVMVVAAKAREDVLELCATNSGKTLHIAMQMNSGRLVANTLHREEVQAMRDTNTHHDVQNCVVTCIEPALLAKSQAGRYQRVLVDAPSSGVGMVRPFPGVRVCCTTEDLHHISARQRLLLLNGADCLRQGRMQNSYLVYTTCSVLAEENEDVVQHLLEARPQFKLVPTGLGIGVPGLTHYKTRSYHEDMWLTRRLYCHHHHMQGTFIAKFVLESKVNALKTSTDKKLLLRQTSRQQDHHTSRTKREKKAKQGPLSGCKKGSHEWFKQTFIGEDGDDNYSDDD from the exons ATGGATGACGCAAAAATCCACAAAAAGAGAGGGCCAGCAGGTCAGAGGAGAGGATTTTGGCAAGGTCATCAAGGCAAGCCAAGGTCCAGacatgtggtgtgtgctggCCGGGGTGACAGGAGGGCTCGGGTCATGAGGGGCTTGGTGCTGAGACGGAAAGCTTCTGACTACGACAAGAAGCGGTCACTGAGAG AGAGGCACTTGTTCAAGAAAATGATTCTGTATGAGACTGACAAAGTGGATGACTTGATTGAGGACTTTGGTGCCATGCTGCAGGTGtcccccacccctctcctcctGCCTGGCCCCAGCACACGCACAGCAGAGTCACATTACGCTGG ACTGCTGAAGACCCTGAGGGAGCTGAGTGAGGAGAGTGGGTTCAATGAGCTCATGCTGGGGTACCTCACACAGGTGATGGGCAGGCAGGAGGCTCAGCTCACCCTGCAGGCCATCTCCTTCACCCCTCCTGTCACCTTCCTCAGGACAAACACACTCAAG ATCAGCCCCAAGAAGCTGTGGCAGGAGCTGGTGTTGGGAGGAGTGAGTGCCTGGTTGCCGCGGTGGTCCAGTGTCACCATGCTGGCCCTGGACAACCCTGCCAGCCCTCGGCCCCTCATCAGGAAAATGATCTTAGATGGAAAGTGTTCCCAgcag AAGGAGCGACAGTGGCAGGAACTCAACGTGCCAGTGGGGAGGAGTGCCAAGGGGAGACACGAGCAGCCTAAGGGCAAGGCAACAAGTGTCACAGGTCCAGGCACTGCTGCTCAGAGCCTCACCTTGTTCTATAGTGCTTGT GGCAGCATCAGTtccctggtggtgatggtggtagcagcCAAGGCCAGGGAGGATGTGCTGGAGCTGTGTGCCACCAACTCAGGCAAGACACTGCACATAG CAATGCAGATGAACTCGGGCCGGCTGGTGGCAAACACACTGCACAGGGAGGAGGTGCAGGCAATGAGGGACACCAACACCCATCATGACGTGCAGAACTGTGTGGTCACCTGTATTGAACCTGCACTCTTAGCCAAG AGTCAGGCTGGGCGGTACCAGAGGGTGTTGGTGGACGCGCCAAGCTCAGGAGTCGGCATGGTGCGCCCTTTCCCAGGAGTAAGAGTGTGTTGCACCACTGAGGACTTGCACCACATCTCAGCGCGACAGAGGCTCCTGCTGCTCAATGGCGCTGACTGTTTGAGGCAAGGCAGGATGCAGAACTCCTACCTTGTGTACACCACTTGCTCTGTCCTG GCTGAGGAGAATGAAGATGTGGTACAACACCTGCTGGAGGCCAGACCTCAGTTTAAGCTGGTGCCCACCGGCCTTGGCATCGGAGTGCCTGGCCTGACACACTACAAAACACGCAG CTACCATGAAGACATGTGGCTGACCAGAAGGctttactgccaccaccaccacatgcagGGCACCTTCATTGCAAAGTTTGTGCTGGAGAGTAAAGTGAATGCCCTGAAGACTTCCACAGATAAGAAGCTGCTGCTCAGACAGACTTCCAGACAACAGGACCACCACACCAGCAGgacaaagagggagaagaaagccaagCAAGGCCCTTTGTCAGGGTGCAAGAAAGGCTCACATGAGTGGTTTAAACAAACATTCATTGGTGAGGACGGCGATGACAACTACAGTGACGATGACTGA
- the LOC123507815 gene encoding G1/S-specific cyclin-E-like: MSQVQRRLKNGSLTSRTKPAILRTRKRKHSENEDERQVKQPRVDPVDMVTRASGDVTSSLNVDKDRSSGSDGAVPENWLKFRGLTCTTAPQLSRKLTLPKLGWADQGQVWALMCRKDRIYPRCPNYLVKHPSLQARMRAILLDWLTEVCEVFNFHRESYYLATDYIDRYLACTEDVPKQQLQLIGITCLFISAKIEEIYPRNLSEFAYVTDGACLENEILEKELVILKKLNWDLSPITSNTWLSTYIQLAHDISQPDTMEGKEEGDDHGFVFPRYSPLAFVQVARLLDLCTLEMSSLSFTSSMIAATAMCHVMTPELATSVSGFSLDDLKECYDWMAAFAITVHEMGPVQLKTFSKVAQDDMHNIQTHSVDLETLERAQIRLTQIRSSSSRKSPEVSEVPVAMLTPPKTDEKARMVMEYSG, encoded by the exons GTTAAAAAATGGTTCCCTTACCTCAAGAACAAAACCAGCGATCCtaagaactagaaaaagaaagcaCTCGGAGAACGAGGATGAGCGGCAAGTGAAACAGCCTCGGGTCGACCCAGTAGACATGgtaa CCCGAGCCTCTGGGGACGTCACCTCCAGTCTCAATGTTGACAAGGACCGCTCCTCGGGCTCTGATGGCGCCGTCCCTGAAAACTGGCTCAA GTTCCGAGGGCTGACATGCACAACGGCACCTCAGCTAAGTCGAAAGCTAACACTACCAAAGCTGGGATGGGCTGACCAGGGGCAGGTGTGGGCCCTCATGTGCAGGAAGGACCGCATATACCCACGCTGCCCTAACTACCTGGTGAAACACCCGTCCCTCCAGGCCCGCATGAGAGCCATCCTGCTGGACTGGCTAACTGAG GTGTGTGAGGTGTTCAACTTCCACCGAGAGTCTTACTACTTGGCCACAGACTACATCGACCGCTACTTGGCGTGTACCGAGGATGTCCCCAAGCAGCAACTCCAGCTTATAG gtATTACTTGTTTATTCATCTCTGCAAAGATTGAAGAAATTTATCCAAGAAATTTATCCGAGTTTGCCTATGTAACGGACGGTGCTTGCTTAGAGAACGAAATTTTGGAGAAGGAACTAGTCATTTTAAAG AAACTCAACTGGGACTTGTCGCCCATCACCTCCAACACGTGGCTCAGCACATACATCCAGCTGGCCCACGACATCTCCCAGCCTGACAccatggagggaaaggaggagggcgaTGACCACGGCTTTGTCTTCCCACGCTACTCCCCTCTGGCCTTTGTACAG GTGGCAAGGCTACTGGACCTGTGCACACTGGAGATGTCCAGCCTGTCCTTCACCTCCAGCATGATAGCGGCCACCGCCATGTGCCACGTCATGACCCCTGAGCTGGCCACCAGCGTGTCGGGCTTCTCTCTGGACGACCTCAAGGAATGCTATGACTGGATGGCGGCGTTTGCCATCACGGTGCATGAGATGGGGCCGGTGCAGCTCAAGACCTTCAGCAAGGTGGCACAAGATGACATGCACAATATTCAGACACACTCTGTGGACCTGGAAACTCTG GAGAGGGCACAGATCAGGCTGACTCAGATCCGGTCGTCGTCGTCCCGCAAGAGCCCCGAGGTGTCAGAGGTTCCCGTGGCCATGCTGACGCCGCCAAAGACGGATGAGAAGGCAAGGATGGTCATGGAGTATTCTGGGTAG
- the LOC123507814 gene encoding probable 28S rRNA (cytosine(4447)-C(5))-methyltransferase isoform X1 — MDDAKIHKKRGPAGQRRGFWQGHQGKPRSRHVVCAGRGDRRARVMRGLVLRRKASDYDKKRSLRERHLFKKMILYETDKVDDLIEDFGAMLQVSPTPLLLPGPSTRTAESHYAGLLKTLRELSEESGFNELMLGYLTQVMGRQEAQLTLQAISFTPPVTFLRTNTLKISPKKLWQELVLGGVSAWLPRWSSVTMLALDNPASPRPLIRKMILDGKCSQQKERQWQELNVPVGRSAKGRHEQPKGKATSVTGPGTAAQSLTLFYSACGSISSLVVMVVAAKAREDVLELCATNSGKTLHIAAMQMNSGRLVANTLHREEVQAMRDTNTHHDVQNCVVTCIEPALLAKSQAGRYQRVLVDAPSSGVGMVRPFPGVRVCCTTEDLHHISARQRLLLLNGADCLRQGRMQNSYLVYTTCSVLAEENEDVVQHLLEARPQFKLVPTGLGIGVPGLTHYKTRSYHEDMWLTRRLYCHHHHMQGTFIAKFVLESKVNALKTSTDKKLLLRQTSRQQDHHTSRTKREKKAKQGPLSGCKKGSHEWFKQTFIGEDGDDNYSDDD, encoded by the exons ATGGATGACGCAAAAATCCACAAAAAGAGAGGGCCAGCAGGTCAGAGGAGAGGATTTTGGCAAGGTCATCAAGGCAAGCCAAGGTCCAGacatgtggtgtgtgctggCCGGGGTGACAGGAGGGCTCGGGTCATGAGGGGCTTGGTGCTGAGACGGAAAGCTTCTGACTACGACAAGAAGCGGTCACTGAGAG AGAGGCACTTGTTCAAGAAAATGATTCTGTATGAGACTGACAAAGTGGATGACTTGATTGAGGACTTTGGTGCCATGCTGCAGGTGtcccccacccctctcctcctGCCTGGCCCCAGCACACGCACAGCAGAGTCACATTACGCTGG ACTGCTGAAGACCCTGAGGGAGCTGAGTGAGGAGAGTGGGTTCAATGAGCTCATGCTGGGGTACCTCACACAGGTGATGGGCAGGCAGGAGGCTCAGCTCACCCTGCAGGCCATCTCCTTCACCCCTCCTGTCACCTTCCTCAGGACAAACACACTCAAG ATCAGCCCCAAGAAGCTGTGGCAGGAGCTGGTGTTGGGAGGAGTGAGTGCCTGGTTGCCGCGGTGGTCCAGTGTCACCATGCTGGCCCTGGACAACCCTGCCAGCCCTCGGCCCCTCATCAGGAAAATGATCTTAGATGGAAAGTGTTCCCAgcag AAGGAGCGACAGTGGCAGGAACTCAACGTGCCAGTGGGGAGGAGTGCCAAGGGGAGACACGAGCAGCCTAAGGGCAAGGCAACAAGTGTCACAGGTCCAGGCACTGCTGCTCAGAGCCTCACCTTGTTCTATAGTGCTTGT GGCAGCATCAGTtccctggtggtgatggtggtagcagcCAAGGCCAGGGAGGATGTGCTGGAGCTGTGTGCCACCAACTCAGGCAAGACACTGCACATAG CAGCAATGCAGATGAACTCGGGCCGGCTGGTGGCAAACACACTGCACAGGGAGGAGGTGCAGGCAATGAGGGACACCAACACCCATCATGACGTGCAGAACTGTGTGGTCACCTGTATTGAACCTGCACTCTTAGCCAAG AGTCAGGCTGGGCGGTACCAGAGGGTGTTGGTGGACGCGCCAAGCTCAGGAGTCGGCATGGTGCGCCCTTTCCCAGGAGTAAGAGTGTGTTGCACCACTGAGGACTTGCACCACATCTCAGCGCGACAGAGGCTCCTGCTGCTCAATGGCGCTGACTGTTTGAGGCAAGGCAGGATGCAGAACTCCTACCTTGTGTACACCACTTGCTCTGTCCTG GCTGAGGAGAATGAAGATGTGGTACAACACCTGCTGGAGGCCAGACCTCAGTTTAAGCTGGTGCCCACCGGCCTTGGCATCGGAGTGCCTGGCCTGACACACTACAAAACACGCAG CTACCATGAAGACATGTGGCTGACCAGAAGGctttactgccaccaccaccacatgcagGGCACCTTCATTGCAAAGTTTGTGCTGGAGAGTAAAGTGAATGCCCTGAAGACTTCCACAGATAAGAAGCTGCTGCTCAGACAGACTTCCAGACAACAGGACCACCACACCAGCAGgacaaagagggagaagaaagccaagCAAGGCCCTTTGTCAGGGTGCAAGAAAGGCTCACATGAGTGGTTTAAACAAACATTCATTGGTGAGGACGGCGATGACAACTACAGTGACGATGACTGA